A single genomic interval of Bacteroidales bacterium harbors:
- the rpsN gene encoding 30S ribosomal protein S14: MAKESIKAREVKRQKMVAKYAAKRAALKAAGDYVGLQKLPKNASPVRLHNRCKITGRPKGYMRQFGISRINFRFMALDGLIPGVTKSSW, encoded by the coding sequence ATGGCAAAAGAATCCATCAAGGCTAGAGAAGTAAAAAGGCAAAAAATGGTTGCTAAATATGCTGCCAAGAGAGCTGCCCTGAAAGCTGCCGGCGATTATGTTGGTCTTCAGAAACTTCCAAAAAATGCTTCCCCGGTTCGCCTCCACAATCGTTGTAAGATTACCGGCAGACCAAAAGGATATATGAGGCAGTTTGGAATTTCACGTATCAACTTCCGTTTTATGGCTCTCGACGGCTTAATTCCGGGAGTAACCAAATCAAGCTGGTAA
- the rpsH gene encoding 30S ribosomal protein S8, translated as MITDPIADYLTRIRNAVMANHRVVEIPASNLKKEITKILFDMGYILNYKFEDESKPGLIKIALKYHPITKQSAITQIERVSKPGLRRYVGVEELPRVLNGLGVAIVSTSHGLMTDKEARTKGVGGEVICYVS; from the coding sequence ATGATCACAGATCCGATTGCAGATTATCTTACAAGAATAAGGAATGCCGTGATGGCCAACCATAGGGTTGTTGAAATTCCTGCATCTAATCTCAAGAAGGAAATAACCAAAATCCTTTTCGACATGGGGTATATCCTGAATTATAAATTCGAGGATGAATCCAAGCCCGGGCTTATTAAAATAGCCTTGAAGTATCACCCTATCACCAAGCAATCTGCAATTACGCAGATTGAAAGAGTGAGCAAACCTGGCCTTCGCAGGTATGTGGGAGTTGAAGAACTTCCCCGCGTACTGAATGGCCTGGGAGTCGCTATTGTTTCGACTTCTCATGGTTTGATGACGGATAAGGAAGCCCGGACAAAGGGTGTGGGTGGCGAAGTTATTTGTTACGTTAGCTAA
- the rplF gene encoding 50S ribosomal protein L6 has translation MSRIGKRPIAIPSGVQITVSDKNLVTIKGKKGQLVQQVDPDIIIKVEGTELLVQRPTDQQKHRALHGLYRSLLANMVTGVHDGFTVVQELVGVGYKAAATGQILELSLGYSHNIVFELPAEIQITTVTERSKNPTITMVSHDKQLLGQVAAKIRSLRKPEPYKGKGIKFQGEILKRKAGKSASDK, from the coding sequence ATGTCGAGAATAGGAAAACGGCCGATTGCCATTCCGTCCGGAGTACAGATAACCGTGTCGGATAAAAATTTAGTTACAATTAAAGGTAAAAAGGGACAACTTGTACAACAGGTTGATCCGGATATCATCATCAAGGTAGAAGGTACTGAATTATTGGTTCAACGCCCTACTGACCAGCAAAAGCATCGCGCATTACATGGATTGTACCGCTCCCTGCTTGCTAATATGGTTACTGGTGTTCACGACGGTTTTACCGTAGTACAGGAACTTGTTGGTGTTGGTTACAAAGCTGCTGCTACCGGACAAATCCTTGAACTTTCTCTTGGGTATTCACATAATATCGTTTTTGAATTACCTGCAGAAATACAGATCACTACCGTAACTGAGAGAAGTAAGAATCCTACCATCACAATGGTAAGTCATGATAAACAGCTCCTCGGACAGGTAGCCGCCAAAATCAGGTCACTCAGGAAACCTGAACCTTATAAAGGTAAGGGTATCAAGTTCCAGGGTGAAATACTCAAACGCAAGGCTGGAAAGTCAGCATCTGATAAATAA
- the rplR gene encoding 50S ribosomal protein L18 → MSFKVDKEYRRSKIKQRVRKRISGTAERPRMTVFRSNKEIYVQLIDDLSGKTLVAASSRDKGVAESKMTKTEQAKVVGKLAAERAAEAGIQTVVFDRNGYLYHGRIKALADSAREGGIKF, encoded by the coding sequence ATGTCTTTTAAGGTAGATAAAGAATACAGGCGGTCAAAAATCAAGCAGAGAGTCCGCAAGAGAATTTCAGGTACTGCTGAACGTCCCCGGATGACAGTTTTCCGTAGCAATAAGGAAATCTATGTTCAATTGATTGATGATCTTTCAGGTAAAACCCTGGTTGCAGCGTCTTCTCGCGACAAAGGGGTTGCGGAGAGTAAAATGACAAAAACCGAGCAAGCCAAAGTTGTTGGTAAGCTGGCCGCTGAACGTGCAGCAGAAGCAGGCATTCAGACAGTTGTTTTCGACCGTAATGGTTATTTATATCATGGTAGGATTAAGGCATTAGCCGATTCAGCCAGAGAAGGTGGCATCAAATTCTAA
- the rpsE gene encoding 30S ribosomal protein S5: protein MANVNIKRVKSSEIEFKDRLVAIQRVTKVTKGGRTFSFSAIVVVGNESGVVGYGLGKAKEVQAAITKGIEDAKKNLIRVPVLKSTIPHEQYGKYGGALVFLKPAAPGTGVIAGGAMRAVLESVGVKDVLAKSKGSSNPHSVVKATIDALVQMKDPYTIAQLRGISLDKVFNG, encoded by the coding sequence ATGGCAAACGTTAATATAAAAAGAGTAAAATCGAGCGAAATCGAATTCAAGGACAGGCTCGTCGCCATACAGCGCGTTACTAAGGTTACCAAAGGGGGCCGTACTTTCAGCTTTTCTGCCATTGTTGTGGTTGGAAATGAAAGTGGTGTTGTTGGTTATGGTTTAGGTAAGGCAAAGGAAGTGCAGGCTGCAATCACTAAAGGGATTGAAGATGCAAAGAAGAATCTGATTCGGGTTCCTGTGCTTAAATCTACCATTCCTCATGAACAATATGGTAAATATGGTGGAGCTTTAGTATTCCTGAAACCTGCCGCTCCCGGTACTGGCGTAATCGCCGGTGGTGCTATGCGCGCTGTACTGGAAAGTGTTGGAGTAAAGGATGTACTTGCCAAATCAAAAGGATCATCAAATCCTCACTCTGTAGTAAAAGCTACAATTGATGCACTAGTTCAGATGAAAGATCCTTATACCATTGCTCAACTTCGCGGCATCAGCCTTGACAAGGTATTCAATGGTTAA
- the rpmD gene encoding 50S ribosomal protein L30, which yields MKTVRITQVKSGIKQPERQKRTLKALGISKLGRPVDIEATPQVEGMIKAVSHLLKVEEI from the coding sequence ATGAAAACAGTAAGAATTACACAGGTAAAGAGTGGCATCAAACAGCCGGAACGTCAGAAAAGAACCCTGAAAGCTTTAGGCATTTCAAAATTGGGCCGCCCTGTTGATATAGAAGCTACACCACAGGTTGAAGGCATGATAAAAGCCGTAAGTCACCTGCTCAAAGTAGAAGAAATCTAA
- the rplO gene encoding 50S ribosomal protein L15, whose amino-acid sequence MDLSNLKPATGSVKTNKRLGRGQGSGRGGTSTRGHKGAKSRSGYSRKIGFEGGQMPLYRRVPKSGFKNINRVEYSGINIDVVQKLAEEKGLTVISPEVLIENGLLAKRDLLKVLGRGELKLKLDITAHAFSAKAIQAIESVGGTATKIER is encoded by the coding sequence ATGGATCTTAGTAATCTAAAACCCGCTACTGGTTCAGTCAAGACAAATAAACGTCTTGGACGTGGACAGGGCTCCGGCCGTGGAGGAACATCTACTCGTGGTCACAAGGGAGCCAAGTCTCGTTCTGGCTACAGCCGCAAGATCGGATTTGAAGGAGGTCAGATGCCTCTCTATCGTAGAGTTCCGAAATCAGGCTTTAAGAATATCAACAGGGTGGAATATAGTGGCATCAATATCGATGTTGTCCAGAAACTTGCTGAAGAAAAAGGTCTTACTGTAATTAGTCCGGAAGTACTGATTGAGAATGGTCTTCTTGCCAAAAGAGATTTATTGAAGGTATTGGGACGCGGAGAGTTAAAGCTAAAGCTGGATATTACCGCCCATGCATTTTCTGCTAAGGCAATACAAGCAATTGAATCAGTTGGTGGAACAGCAACAAAAATCGAACGTTAA
- the secY gene encoding preprotein translocase subunit SecY, with the protein MKRFIQTLRNIYKIEELRKRIFYTIGIIALYRLGSYVVLPGVDPSQLATLQNQGSQGLLGLLNMFSGGAFSNASIFALGIMPYISASIVVQLLGMAIPYFQKLQKEGESGRKKINQITRYLTVIITALQAPAYIANLISQLPAEAISPFDPNVTTPSGFFWFSSVVILVAGTMFVMWLGEKITDKGLGNGISLIIMVGIMARLPFALFSEFLSRMEMKGGGLVFFIVELVILVLVILLCILLVQGTRKIPVQYAKRIVGNKQYGGVRQYIPLKVNAAGVMPIIFAQAIMFLPLTLAGFAESESLRGFAAAFTNINGLWYNLTYAIMIIVFTYFYTAITVNPNQMAEDMKKNNGFIPGVKPGKKTADFIDSVMSRITFPGSLFLALVAIMPALVSLMGVSNQFAQFYGGTSLLILVGVVLDTLQQIESHLLMRHYEGLTKSGRIKGRSAGVAAY; encoded by the coding sequence ATGAAACGCTTCATACAGACATTACGCAACATCTATAAAATCGAAGAACTCCGCAAAAGGATCTTCTATACAATCGGTATTATTGCCTTGTATCGTTTAGGTTCGTATGTGGTACTTCCCGGTGTTGACCCAAGTCAATTGGCAACCTTGCAGAATCAAGGTTCACAAGGACTGTTAGGACTTCTGAATATGTTTTCAGGAGGTGCCTTCAGCAATGCCTCTATCTTTGCCCTGGGTATCATGCCATACATTTCTGCTTCTATTGTTGTTCAGTTGTTGGGGATGGCTATTCCTTACTTCCAGAAACTTCAGAAAGAAGGAGAAAGCGGTCGTAAAAAGATTAACCAGATCACCAGGTATCTTACTGTTATCATCACTGCTTTGCAGGCTCCAGCCTATATTGCTAACCTGATCTCACAATTACCCGCAGAAGCGATCTCACCTTTTGATCCTAATGTAACCACTCCTTCAGGATTCTTCTGGTTCTCTTCAGTTGTCATTCTTGTTGCCGGTACCATGTTCGTAATGTGGTTAGGTGAAAAGATTACTGATAAGGGCCTTGGAAACGGTATTTCACTTATCATCATGGTTGGTATTATGGCCAGGTTACCTTTCGCTTTATTCAGCGAATTCCTCTCCCGCATGGAGATGAAGGGTGGTGGTCTTGTATTCTTCATTGTTGAATTGGTTATACTGGTCCTGGTTATTTTACTCTGTATCCTGCTCGTTCAGGGAACACGTAAAATTCCTGTTCAATATGCAAAAAGAATTGTGGGTAACAAACAATATGGTGGCGTTCGACAGTACATTCCACTTAAGGTGAATGCTGCTGGTGTAATGCCTATCATCTTTGCCCAGGCAATTATGTTTCTTCCACTAACACTTGCTGGTTTTGCAGAAAGTGAAAGCCTGAGAGGTTTTGCTGCAGCATTTACCAACATCAATGGGTTATGGTATAACCTTACTTACGCTATAATGATCATTGTTTTTACTTATTTCTATACAGCTATTACGGTTAATCCTAATCAAATGGCTGAGGATATGAAAAAGAACAATGGTTTTATTCCTGGAGTGAAACCAGGTAAAAAGACTGCTGATTTCATTGATTCAGTAATGTCACGTATTACTTTCCCCGGTTCTTTATTCCTTGCGCTTGTGGCAATTATGCCTGCTCTTGTGAGTCTGATGGGTGTAAGTAATCAATTTGCACAGTTTTACGGTGGAACTTCTCTGTTAATTTTGGTAGGAGTTGTGCTTGATACATTACAACAGATTGAAAGTCACCTGTTGATGCGTCATTATGAAGGCTTGACAAAATCAGGCAGGATTAAAGGCCGTTCAGCTGGAGTTGCTGCTTACTAG
- the map gene encoding type I methionyl aminopeptidase — MAQVKTDIEIEKIRKSSLLVGKTIAEVARHMRPGISTIELDKIAETFIRDNGALPAFKGYHGFPATLCISVNEVVVHGIPGKRELKEGDLVSIDCGTIIDGYYGDSAFSFGIGEIAEDIRLLMERTKESLNRAVLAACAGKRIGDIGFEVQSYVESFGYGVVRDLVGHGLGTSLHEKPEVPNFGKRGTGTKLEEGMVICIEPMINLGTRVVIQERDGWTIRTADMKPSAHFEHAIVIGKEKADKLSSFEEIEQVSNQNIYIIK, encoded by the coding sequence ATGGCCCAGGTTAAGACAGATATTGAAATAGAAAAAATACGTAAGAGTTCTTTACTTGTTGGAAAAACGATTGCTGAAGTAGCTCGCCATATGCGGCCAGGGATTTCAACTATCGAACTGGATAAGATCGCTGAGACTTTTATTCGCGACAATGGTGCATTACCAGCGTTTAAAGGTTACCACGGTTTCCCTGCCACTCTTTGCATATCAGTAAATGAAGTGGTGGTACACGGTATACCGGGTAAAAGGGAATTGAAGGAAGGAGATCTCGTCTCAATTGATTGTGGAACTATCATTGATGGTTATTATGGTGATTCTGCATTCTCGTTCGGAATAGGTGAAATTGCTGAAGACATCAGGTTACTGATGGAGAGGACTAAAGAATCATTGAACCGGGCAGTTTTGGCTGCATGTGCAGGAAAGCGAATCGGTGATATTGGTTTTGAAGTTCAGTCGTATGTGGAATCCTTTGGATATGGTGTGGTTCGCGACCTTGTGGGTCATGGACTTGGGACCAGCCTCCATGAAAAACCTGAAGTACCAAACTTCGGGAAAAGAGGAACAGGTACGAAGTTGGAAGAAGGAATGGTGATCTGTATTGAACCGATGATCAATCTCGGAACCAGGGTAGTAATCCAGGAACGCGATGGTTGGACAATCAGAACAGCAGATATGAAACCTTCAGCTCATTTTGAGCATGCAATTGTAATCGGGAAAGAGAAGGCTGATAAACTCTCCAGTTTTGAAGAAATTGAACAGGTAAGTAATCAGAACATCTATATAATAAAGTAG
- the infA gene encoding translation initiation factor IF-1, translating to MAKQLVIEQDGVVRESLGNAMFRVELENGHMITAHISGKMRMHYIKILPGDKVKIEMSPYDLSKGRIIFRYK from the coding sequence ATGGCCAAACAATTGGTAATTGAGCAGGATGGTGTGGTGAGGGAGTCATTGGGAAATGCCATGTTCCGGGTAGAATTGGAAAATGGACACATGATTACAGCCCACATTTCTGGAAAAATGAGAATGCATTACATAAAAATATTACCTGGTGACAAAGTGAAGATTGAAATGTCGCCCTATGACCTGAGTAAAGGAAGGATTATCTTCAGATATAAATAA
- the rpmJ gene encoding 50S ribosomal protein L36: MKVRASVKKRTPDCKIVRRKGRIYIINKKNPKYKQRQG; the protein is encoded by the coding sequence ATGAAAGTCAGAGCATCCGTAAAAAAAAGAACCCCAGATTGCAAAATCGTGCGGAGAAAAGGGAGAATCTATATTATCAATAAGAAGAACCCTAAGTACAAGCAAAGACAAGGTTAA
- the rpsM gene encoding 30S ribosomal protein S13, with protein sequence MARIAGIDLPKNKIGEVGLTYVYGIGRPSAQKILNEAGVALNKKVQDWTDDEQNKIRTIINDQYKVEGALRSETQLNIKRLMDIGCYRGIRHRLGLPLRGQSTKNNARTRKGRKKTVANKKKATKG encoded by the coding sequence ATGGCACGTATTGCTGGTATTGACTTACCGAAAAATAAAATAGGTGAAGTAGGCCTAACCTACGTTTATGGAATAGGCCGTCCATCTGCACAGAAAATTCTTAATGAAGCCGGAGTGGCTTTGAATAAGAAGGTTCAGGACTGGACTGATGATGAACAGAACAAGATACGTACAATCATCAATGACCAATATAAGGTTGAAGGTGCATTACGTTCCGAAACTCAGCTCAATATCAAGCGTTTAATGGATATTGGTTGTTATCGTGGGATTCGTCATCGTCTTGGTTTGCCACTACGCGGACAAAGTACGAAGAACAATGCCCGTACCCGTAAAGGGCGTAAAAAGACAGTTGCTAATAAGAAGAAAGCAACCAAAGGTTAA
- the rpsK gene encoding 30S ribosomal protein S11, whose product MAKTTKVSKKKVVKVDAIGRAYIFASFNNIIISLTNSAGQVISWASAGKMGFRGSKKNTPYAAQMAATDCAKVAYDLGLRKVKVFVKGPGSGRESAIRTLHTAGIEVTEIFDITPLPHNGCRPPKRRRV is encoded by the coding sequence ATGGCAAAGACCACCAAAGTTTCAAAGAAAAAAGTCGTAAAGGTTGACGCTATCGGAAGGGCATATATCTTTGCTTCTTTTAATAACATTATCATTTCACTGACCAATAGTGCCGGGCAAGTTATTTCCTGGGCTTCGGCAGGGAAAATGGGCTTCAGAGGTTCAAAAAAGAATACTCCATATGCTGCCCAGATGGCTGCAACAGATTGTGCAAAAGTTGCATATGACCTAGGACTGCGTAAAGTAAAGGTTTTCGTTAAAGGACCCGGTTCAGGACGCGAATCTGCAATCCGTACTTTACATACAGCCGGAATTGAAGTGACAGAGATTTTTGATATTACTCCTCTGCCACATAACGGATGCCGTCCTCCCAAACGCAGAAGGGTATAA
- the rpsD gene encoding 30S ribosomal protein S4 gives MARYIGPKSRIARKFKEAIYGPDRSFEKKNYPPGQHGQSKRRKKVSEYGVQLNEKQKAKYTYGILEKQFKNTFLRASAKSGVTGVILLQLIEARLDNVVFRLGIAPTRDAARQLVGHCHITVNGKVINVPSYEVNKGDVVGVRERSKSLEVIVNSLTGRSHRFSWLEWDEASMSGKFLNFPERDEIPENIKEQLIVELYSK, from the coding sequence ATGGCAAGATACATTGGTCCCAAGTCTAGGATAGCAAGGAAATTCAAGGAAGCTATCTATGGCCCCGACCGTTCTTTCGAAAAGAAAAACTATCCTCCCGGACAACACGGACAAAGCAAACGCAGAAAGAAAGTTTCTGAATATGGTGTTCAGTTGAACGAAAAACAAAAAGCAAAATATACTTATGGTATTCTCGAGAAACAGTTCAAGAATACCTTCCTAAGGGCTTCTGCTAAGAGTGGAGTAACAGGTGTTATCCTTCTTCAATTAATTGAAGCACGTCTGGATAATGTAGTTTTCCGCCTCGGAATTGCACCTACCCGTGATGCTGCACGTCAGTTAGTTGGACATTGCCATATTACTGTAAATGGTAAAGTGATCAATGTTCCTTCCTATGAAGTAAACAAAGGCGATGTAGTTGGTGTCAGGGAACGTTCAAAATCACTTGAAGTTATCGTTAATTCACTCACCGGAAGGTCACATCGTTTCTCTTGGCTCGAATGGGATGAAGCCAGCATGAGTGGGAAGTTCCTTAATTTCCCCGAACGTGATGAAATCCCAGAAAACATTAAGGAACAACTTATCGTTGAATTGTATTCGAAGTAA
- a CDS encoding DNA-directed RNA polymerase subunit alpha yields MAILAFQKPDKVIMIQADEFDGIFEFRPLEPGFGITIGNALRRILLSSLEGYAITGIRIDGVDHEFSSIKGVVEDVTDIVLNLKKVRFRKQIESEESEKVNFSITGKDVVTAGDIAKHLSIFQVLNPEVVICHMESSVKLNMEVSINKGRGYVPAEENKVPTALLGTIAIDSIHTPIKNVKYNIENFRVEQKTDYEKLVLEIKTDGSIHPKEALKEAARILIHHFMLFSDEKITLDTEEKAVAEEFDENTLHIRQLLKTKLVDMDLSVRALNCLKAADVETLGDLVSFNKNDLLKFRNFGKKSLTELEELVKSKNLEFGMNTAKYKLDKE; encoded by the coding sequence ATGGCCATTTTAGCATTCCAGAAGCCTGATAAGGTTATTATGATACAAGCCGACGAGTTCGACGGTATCTTTGAATTCCGTCCTCTCGAGCCAGGTTTTGGTATCACTATCGGTAATGCTTTGCGCAGGATACTTCTTTCATCGCTTGAAGGATATGCCATTACTGGTATACGTATTGATGGAGTAGATCATGAGTTCTCCTCTATCAAGGGCGTTGTGGAAGATGTTACCGATATAGTTCTTAACCTTAAAAAGGTTCGCTTCCGTAAGCAAATTGAATCGGAAGAAAGTGAGAAAGTAAATTTCTCAATTACAGGCAAAGATGTCGTTACAGCAGGTGACATCGCCAAACACCTCTCTATATTTCAGGTGCTGAACCCGGAAGTTGTGATTTGTCACATGGAATCTTCTGTGAAGCTGAATATGGAAGTAAGTATCAATAAGGGTAGGGGATATGTACCGGCAGAAGAAAACAAAGTGCCTACAGCATTACTTGGAACAATTGCCATTGATTCTATCCATACTCCTATTAAAAATGTGAAGTATAATATCGAGAATTTCCGCGTTGAACAAAAAACCGACTACGAAAAACTCGTTCTTGAGATTAAGACTGATGGTTCAATCCATCCAAAGGAAGCTCTCAAAGAAGCAGCCAGGATTTTAATTCATCACTTTATGTTATTCAGTGATGAGAAAATTACCCTGGATACTGAAGAGAAAGCTGTTGCTGAAGAGTTTGATGAAAATACCCTTCACATCCGTCAGTTGCTCAAAACCAAGCTGGTCGATATGGACCTCTCCGTTCGTGCTCTCAATTGTTTGAAAGCAGCTGACGTGGAAACCCTTGGCGACCTTGTATCATTCAATAAGAATGACTTGCTGAAATTCAGGAACTTTGGAAAGAAATCACTTACTGAACTTGAAGAGTTGGTGAAATCAAAGAACCTTGAATTCGGGATGAATACCGCTAAGTATAAATTAGATAAGGAATAA
- the rplQ gene encoding 50S ribosomal protein L17 — protein MRHQKAVNHLGRTSAHRKAMLANMGSSLIMHKRITTTLAKAKALRSYIEPLITRAKEDSTPSRRLVFSYLQDKEAVTELFREVSVKVANRPGGYTRILKTGFRLGDNADMCIIELVDYNQAMLEAKEAAPKKATRRRRSTGKKAETTTEVEAKPKTSKAKDKAEVVEEKVETKVAEKEVETPVAENIEEAPDETTGEDTENKQ, from the coding sequence ATGAGACATCAAAAAGCAGTTAACCACCTGGGTAGAACAAGCGCTCACCGCAAAGCAATGCTCGCCAATATGGGCAGTTCTTTGATCATGCACAAGCGCATCACCACCACCCTCGCTAAGGCTAAGGCACTCCGTTCATATATTGAACCACTGATTACAAGAGCCAAGGAAGATTCAACTCCCAGCCGTCGTTTAGTATTTAGTTATCTTCAGGATAAAGAAGCTGTTACAGAACTCTTCCGTGAGGTTTCCGTTAAGGTAGCCAATCGCCCTGGTGGATATACCAGAATCCTGAAAACAGGCTTCCGCCTTGGTGATAATGCCGATATGTGTATCATTGAGCTGGTTGACTACAACCAGGCAATGCTGGAGGCTAAAGAAGCTGCTCCAAAGAAAGCTACACGTCGCCGCCGTTCCACCGGTAAGAAAGCTGAAACAACAACTGAAGTAGAAGCAAAACCAAAAACCTCTAAAGCAAAAGATAAAGCTGAAGTAGTAGAAGAAAAAGTGGAAACCAAAGTTGCTGAAAAGGAAGTTGAAACTCCGGTAGCTGAAAACATTGAAGAAGCTCCTGATGAAACAACTGGTGAAGATACCGAGAACAAACAATAA
- the eno gene encoding phosphopyruvate hydratase, with product MSQIVNITARQILDSRGNPTVEVDVYTSNGIMGRAAVPSGASTGVHEACELRDDDKSTYLGKGVLKAVQNVNKTIAEELKGAFISEQNEIDRRMIELDGTPNKSNLGANAILGVSLAVANAAAQESSQFLYRYVGGVNANTLPIPMMNIINGGSHADNSIDFQEFMIMPVGAPTFAEALRMGAEVFHSLKSVLKKSGYSTNVGDEGGFAPNLKSNEEAITVILQAIEKAGYKPGQDVYISLDPASSEYYLPEEKVYHLHKSTGDKLTSSQMVDYWNNWIQKYPIISIEDGMAEDDWDGWKLMTDTMGKKIQLVGDDLFVTNTKRLQMGIDKGVANSILVKVNQIGTLTETIEAVTLAYRNSYTAVMSHRSGETEDTTIADLAVALNTGLIKTGSASRTDRICKYNQLLRIEEILGSSAKYLGKDFKYAR from the coding sequence ATGAGCCAGATTGTAAACATTACAGCCCGCCAGATCCTTGATTCTCGCGGAAATCCAACAGTTGAAGTTGACGTATATACCTCCAATGGTATTATGGGACGTGCTGCCGTACCATCAGGCGCTTCCACAGGTGTGCACGAAGCCTGCGAATTACGTGATGACGATAAAAGTACCTACCTTGGAAAAGGAGTTTTAAAAGCAGTTCAGAATGTAAATAAAACTATCGCTGAAGAACTCAAGGGTGCGTTTATTTCGGAACAGAACGAAATCGACCGTCGAATGATTGAATTGGATGGTACACCAAATAAATCAAATTTAGGAGCTAATGCAATTCTTGGAGTTTCTCTGGCTGTTGCAAATGCAGCTGCCCAGGAATCCAGCCAGTTCCTTTATCGTTATGTTGGGGGAGTTAATGCCAATACCCTCCCTATCCCAATGATGAATATCATCAACGGTGGTTCTCATGCCGATAATAGTATCGATTTTCAGGAATTTATGATCATGCCTGTTGGAGCTCCAACATTTGCCGAAGCTCTCCGTATGGGAGCCGAAGTTTTTCACAGCCTGAAATCTGTTCTTAAAAAATCTGGTTATTCGACTAATGTAGGTGATGAAGGCGGTTTCGCACCAAACCTTAAGAGCAATGAAGAAGCAATTACTGTTATTCTTCAAGCCATTGAAAAAGCAGGTTACAAACCCGGACAGGATGTTTATATCTCCCTCGATCCAGCTTCAAGTGAATACTATCTCCCCGAAGAAAAAGTATATCACCTTCATAAATCAACCGGCGATAAACTGACCTCTTCACAAATGGTTGATTATTGGAATAACTGGATCCAGAAATATCCTATTATTTCAATTGAAGACGGTATGGCAGAAGACGATTGGGACGGTTGGAAACTGATGACCGACACCATGGGTAAGAAAATCCAACTCGTTGGTGATGACCTTTTTGTTACTAATACCAAACGCCTCCAAATGGGTATTGATAAAGGCGTTGCTAATTCCATTCTGGTAAAGGTGAACCAAATCGGGACACTTACTGAAACCATTGAAGCTGTTACCTTAGCCTATCGTAACTCTTACACAGCAGTGATGAGCCATCGTTCAGGTGAAACGGAAGATACTACGATTGCCGACCTGGCAGTTGCACTTAACACTGGTCTTATCAAGACCGGTTCAGCCAGTCGTACCGATCGTATCTGTAAATACAACCAGTTACTCAGGATTGAAGAAATCCTTGGCAGCTCCGCAAAATACCTTGGCAAAGACTTCAAGTACGCACGATAA
- a CDS encoding tetratricopeptide repeat protein, translating to MQLKIWENSISLWNQVLTNSQPYKGYALAYTNRGDAYADRNDFDAAIRDYDKALELNPEYIDALNNRGMIKGLKQEYAGGKLDFDAA from the coding sequence ATTCAGCTAAAGATTTGGGAAAACAGCATATCACTCTGGAACCAGGTTTTAACAAATTCACAACCATACAAAGGATATGCCTTAGCCTATACCAACCGGGGTGATGCCTATGCTGACCGCAATGATTTTGATGCTGCCATCAGGGATTATGATAAGGCGCTTGAATTGAATCCTGAATATATTGATGCCTTGAATAACCGTGGAATGATTAAAGGGTTGAAACAAGAATATGCCGGAGGCAAACTCGATTTTGATGCTGCCTAG